In Flavobacterium sp. GSB-24, the genomic window TCTTTGTAATTCTTCATTTGTTTTCATCGTATAGTTATTTAGATAGTTATAATTTTCCGTTTAATAAAATTCTAGTGTTTCATTTTCTAAAAGGATTTGATTTTCTTTTTCACTAGGAGAATTTTCTTTTGGAATATGTATCTGCAGTAATACACGCATTTTGTCTATCTCTGCAGCAGTTTCATTTGCGCAGAGCATAAACTTTCTGGCTTTGATCTGCGTATGATATTTTAGCGTATTATTTTTTGAAACCGCTATAATAAATAGTGGTATTATGGAGAGAGCAAGTATGATTATGCAGACAGCTATAATTGGAACTCTGAGATAAGGCAGTCTGACAATCAGATTAAAAAATAATAAGGTGCCAAATATTAATCCCGACAGGCCAATGGCAAATAATCTGGTAATACTCCACCTTTCCATTTTGTCATAAATATTTTGATAGCCTAAAACATTTTGTTCTGTGTAACATTCCATCCCTATAATAGAGAGCTTTGTAATATCATAACCATTTTTTTTGAGTGTTTTTATGGCCTTTTCAGTCTGTTGCTGTGTTTGATAATGCGCAATAAAAAGTTTTTGATTTTTCATGGTTTTTTGTTTTTTAGTAAGTAATGCGAACTAGTATTCGAAGAACTGTTTTACAATTTTGTTAGAAATGCTCTTTGAGTAGTTTATTTTGTTTAGTAAAAGTGCATAAAAACATTAAAAAGTAAAATGATCTTAGTCATTCGCAAAACTATTTGCTGTTTAAATTATTTAATATCTGGTAGTGGAAAATGTGACTAGAATCATTTTTTATAGTATGCTAATAGTTTAATTTAGTAGAACACATGCCTCTAAAGAGCTATATATAACAGGAAAAAAGTAAAATGGAAGCTTCACAGGAATTTCAGGTAGATTTGCATTGGCAGGAAAATCAAAAGGCAATCTTAAGAGCTGTTATATTTAATGATGCTATAGAAGTGGCTTCGCATTCTTGTTTAAAAAAATCAGATGAAGCCGCTTGGTCGGCAGAACATTTATTTATTGCTTCTGTAGAAAGTTCTTATATGACAGGATTTTTTAGTGCTGCAAAACATAAAGGCCTTACATTTAAAAGTTATGCAATTACAGCCCGAGCATCTATACTCATCTCTGATGAATTTTCAGAGATAACAGATATTGTGATTAGACCAGTAGTTGTGATCACGGAAAGAGATAAGATTAATAGAGCTTTGAAAATATTGTCAATCTGCAGGGATCACAGTGTAGTTTTAAAGGCTCTAAAAGTGAGGCTGCATATATTTCCTTCAGTTATAATATCTTAATGCATTTTAATCATAATTTTTCGCATCTTTATATATAATACTGCATTCCAGCCTAATTTTATTTCAAGATACTATGAATACTAACGAAAGGGAATTAAAAGGATTAAGTTTTAACGAGGCAACTGATTTAAGGAAAAAATTTGGAACCAATACTTATAATCATAAAAAAGAGAACAGGTTTTTAGATTTTTTTAAAAGTATATTCGGAGAACCAATGGTTCTTTTATTGTTAATTGCTTCAGGTATTTATTTTATCAATAGGCAATATAGTGATGCTGTATTTCTTTCAGCTTCAATTTTATTAATTGTTGCCATTTCACTGTATCAGGAAAAAAGAAGCCAGAATGCTCTGGCAAAGCTTCAGGAATTTACACAGCCTTTATGTAAAGTGATTAGAGAAGGGCAGCGGCAAAATATCAAAACACAGGATATTGTGGTGGGAGATTTTGTAATTGTTGAAGAAGGCGGTTTGGTGCCGGCTGACGGAATTATTTTGAGATCTAATGATTTTTCTGTAAATGAATCAATACTGACAGGTGAATCTATGGCTGTTTTTAAGGATTCGGAAAAGGAAGATAATAAGGTTTTTTCAGGAACCAATGTGGCCAGTGGTCTTGCAATAGTAAAAATAACAGAAATAGGAAACCAGACAAGACTGGGTAAAATAGGGAGCAGTTTGGAAGCTATTGCCGAAGAAAAAACACCATTGGAGCTTCAGATTGGAAATTTTGTAAAAAAAATGGTTTTTGCAGGGGCACTAGTTTTTATTTTGGTATGGAGTATTAATTATTCCAAAATAGGCAATGTTTTAGAAAGTCTTTTGATGGCACTAACTCTGGCTATGAGTATCTTGCCAGAAGAAATTCCGGTTGCTTTTACGACATTCATGGCATTAGGAGCCCGCAGACTTATGAAAATGGGTATTGTTGTCAAACAAATGAAAACGGTCGAAACCTTAGGCAGTGCCACAGTAATATGTACCGATAAGACTGGTACCATTACGCAGAATAAAATGGAACTAGCCAAACTTTATCTGCCTTCAGGTTCAGAAGTTAATGCTGATACTTTTACGCAATTAAAAGAAACAGAAGAACTGGTTACCACTGCCATGTGGGCAAGCGAACCCATCGCTTTTGATCCTATGGAAACAGCGCTTCACAACAGTTATAAAAAATTTACCGACAAGGATAGGAGAGCTAGTTTTAAAATGATTCATGAATATCCTTTATCAGGCAAACCGCCTATGATGACCCATATTTTTGAAGATGAATCTGCCAATCGAATTATTGCGGCAAAAGGAGCGCCAGAAGCCATATTAGAAGTGTGCCATCTTACAGCTGAAGAAAAAGAAAGGGTAACGGCTGGGATGAATAAACTGACCGAGAAAGGTTATAGAGTGCTTGGGGTTGCGGCGGGAAATATGGCGGGAAATATGGCGGGAAATAATTATCCGGAAACACAGCAGGAAATTCCATTTGCATTTAAAGGTTTAGCTGCTTTTTATGATCCTCCAAAAGAGAATATTAATGAGGTCCTGCAATCATTTTATAAAGCTGGCATAGCAGTAAAAATTATTACAGGAGACAATGCAAAAACCACTAATGCAATTGCACAGCAAATCGGTTTTAAAGGAGGGGATAAGTCTATTACGGGGGATGAACTTATGAGGTTGAGTGATGCTGAACTTCAAAGTAAGGTAATGGATATTAACATTTTTAGCAGAATGTTTCCCGATGCCAAACTGCGAATCGTAAATGCTCTGAAAGCAAACGGACAGATTGTTGCTATGACAGGAGACGGCGTAAATGACGGCCCTTCACTCAAGGCGGCTCATATAGGCATTGCAATGGGAAAAAAGGGAACTTCAATAGCAAAAGATGCCGCTTCGCTAATTCTGGCAGAAGATGACCTTTCTAAAATGGTTGATGCTGTTGCTATGGGAAGAAAAATCTATACAAATCTAAAAAAGGCAATTCAGTATATTATTTCCATACATATTCCTATAATCCTGATTGTATTTCTGCCGCTTGCGCTGGGATGGATTTATGCCAATATATTCAGTCCGCTTCATGTAATTCTGCTGGAACTTATCATGGGGCCAACCTGCTCTATAATTTATGAAAATGAACCTGCAGAAGCAGATACCATGCAGAGAGGGCCAAGGTCGTTAACCGCAACATTTTTTAATGCAAAAGAACTTGTTGTGAGTATTCTTCAGGGTATTGCTATAACTTTAGGTCTGCTGTTTATCTATCAATGGTGCATTCATAATCAGGGAGATGAAGACAGAACCCGAAGCATGGTTTTTCTCACTTTAATTACCGCTAACATCGTTCTCACTTTGGTCAATCGATCTTTTTATTATTCAATCTGGGTTACCCTGCTGTATAAAAACAAACTGGTTGCTGTGATAATAAGTATTACAGTACTTTTAGCGATAGTATTATTTGCCGTGCCTTTTCTGCGTTCTCTGTTTAGTTTTGAATTGATTACTTTCTACCAGCTGGTTCTATGTTTTTTAGTGGGTTCAGTATCTGTTTTATGGTTTGAAGGAATAAAATATCTTAGGAGAAATAAATGATTTTTTAAATTTCTATTTCACTTCCCATAAATGGAACAGTACATTTAAATCCATATTTATCCTGGATTTTAATTCTTAGTTCTTCTGCCGGAAGGTTTTCTCCGTGAACTAAATAAATGCATTTTGGATTGTTTTTAAGAGCAGAAAGCCAGTTTATCAAATCTTCCTGATCGCCATGTGCAGACAGCCCTTCAATTTGTACAATTTTAGCTTGTACTGGATAATATTTACCATAAATTTTAATTTCATCAGCTCCATCAAGAAGCTTTCTTCCGCGAGTGCCTTCTGCCTGATAGCCCACAATTATGACAGTGGTTTTTTCAAGACCTATATATTTTTCAAAATAAGACAGCACGCGGCCGCCAGTAACCATGCCGCTTGCGGCAATAATTACTTTTGGCTGAGGATCTTCAATAATGCGCATGGTCTGATCGAATTCAGAAACAATTCTGAACATTTTGAACATTTCATGGCATTCATTTGCAGACAGTTTATGCCACTGCATATTTTCCAGAAAAACATCAAGTACGCTGGTACCCATAGGAGTGTCAAGTATGTAAGGTATGTTAGGTATTCTTCCTTCTGTTTTAAGTTTCCATAAAATATACATTATGGATTGCGCTCTCTCGACAGCAAATCCTGGAATAATTACGGTTCCGTTTTGTTCGATAGTACTATTGATATAGGTTTCCAGCTCTTTTTTTACGTCGAGCTCTGGATGCAGGCGATTGCCGTAAGTACTTTCTAAAAAAATATAGTCGGCCAATAAAGGTTTTGTTGGCGGAAACATTAATACGTCATCATCCCGCCCAATATCGCCTGAAAAGACTAAAGTTTTCCCCTCAAGAGTCAGTGTAATGCTGCAGGCTCCAATAATATGTCCGGCAGTCGAAAAAACGGCAGCAATATCATTTGCCACAACAATTGATAGATTGGGCTGTACTACTTTAAAAAAGGGAATAACATTTTCTGCCTGAATTACAGTATACAGAGGTTTTGCTTTTTCATGTTTAGAATAATGTTCTTTGTTGGCTTTATCAGCTTCTTCTTCCTGAATTTTAGCGCTGTCTAAAAGAACCAGCTTAGCTACTGCTTCGGTTGGACTCGTGCAGTAAATTTTTCCTGTAAATCCCTGAGCGACCAGTTTTGGCAGCCAGCCGCAATGATCCAGATGGCCATGCGTTAGAAGCACATAATCTATACTTGCGGGTAAAATGGGCAGCGGTTCCCAATTGAGTTCCCTTAGAGCTTTAAGGCCCTGAAAGAGTCCGCAGTCAACCAATATTCTAACACCATTGCTTTCTATCAGTGTTTTGGAGCCTGTTACAGTTCCAGAGCCTCCTATAAATTTAATTTTCATCTTAAATAAGTTTACAAATTTGTGAAGCTTCTTTCAATACATTTCGAACTCGGTTTTCGCTAACTCCAATTTTATGAAGACTATGAGAATCGTTAATAAGATCTTTTACAAGCAGCTGATCCAGAATCAGCAATTTTTCCTTTTCTACCATAGATAAGGTTGTGAGGCAGGTAATAGGATAGAGCCCTCCTTTATCAATTTTGCTTTTGATGCTGTTATCTTTTGGATAGTCCCAGCTTAAAAGGTTTATGCCGCTGCAGTTTGCAAAACTTTCAGCATCTTTAGTAAAGCGGTTATTGGTCACTATAATACAGGAATTAATAGTTTCGCTGTTAGAAAAAATAGTATGTGTTTTCACTTTAAGGTCATTAAAACGAGAAAGAATGTACATCGGAACTTTTACATCAGAAGAAGCTTCTCTGCTGCTGTGAAATTTACATTCAATCATCGAAATTAGATTCTCTTTTTTCAGCATTACATCTACTTCATGCGAGACACATTTTCCCTGCAGCGTTAAGTTGGTTCTGGTTTTAAAACCTTCGGCTGCATATAATCGTGCAATAAATTTTTCAAAGAAAAAACCAGCCGGGCCAAGCATTTGTAAGGCAGAACGCAGATTGTAGCGCGCTGCATGGCCATTCGAAGCTTTTTTTAGAATAGCAAAAGCCATTTTGTATATCTGTTTGGTCGTTATTCCCTCGTACATTTGGCTCTGTATTTGAGCCAGCGATTCCTTAATGAGTTCAGGGGTAGCACCCGATTTTTGAAGAGAAAGCCTTAATTTTTCTATGTCGAAAGGAACAATATGCCCTGAGTGCTTAATTACTTTCATAATTTTAGTTGATCCCTATTACTTAAAAAGCATAGGATTGTTCAACCAAAATTATAGCAGATTATCTAGAGAAGGGATGATCAAAATCACTAAAGAAAATGATTTTGATCATAATGAAGATTAGTTCTTTATTTTACTGAGTTTTTCCAAATTGAGTACATGAATGGTACTGGCTGTTTTCGCAATCAGTCCTTCTTCTTTAAAATCGCTTAAAGTGCGGCTGACTGTTTCTGGAGAAGTTCCTGAGAATGCGGCAAGATCATCCCTGCTGAATTTGATACTGGAGCCACCCATTCCGTGCTGTAGTACTAAATGGACAATACCCTGGGCTATTCTCTTTCGAACTGACATATAGGCTATCTGCAGGAGGCGAACCTCTTTTTCTCTCATGTCATTGGCTAAAATTTTAATGAATTTTGCGCCTACATCCGGATAAATAAAAAGGAGTTTATCGAGCTGTTCGGTTGGCAGAAAGCTCAAAACGGTTTCCTCTAAAGCTATTGTGGTATCATTATAAGTGTCATTAGAAAATAAAATACTAATGTCGAGGTAATCATTTTCTTTGTATACGCCTGTAATGAGTTCACGCCCGTCTTCGGTTAATTTTACAGTTTTCACTTTACCGCTTATAATGTAATAAATGCCCGTTACGTGGTCTC contains:
- a CDS encoding ATP cone domain-containing protein, translated to MKVIKHSGHIVPFDIEKLRLSLQKSGATPELIKESLAQIQSQMYEGITTKQIYKMAFAILKKASNGHAARYNLRSALQMLGPAGFFFEKFIARLYAAEGFKTRTNLTLQGKCVSHEVDVMLKKENLISMIECKFHSSREASSDVKVPMYILSRFNDLKVKTHTIFSNSETINSCIIVTNNRFTKDAESFANCSGINLLSWDYPKDNSIKSKIDKGGLYPITCLTTLSMVEKEKLLILDQLLVKDLINDSHSLHKIGVSENRVRNVLKEASQICKLI
- a CDS encoding response regulator, which codes for MTKILIIEDNDNIRENVVEILELSGYEVFAAGNGKAGVEIALKIKPDIVLCDIMMPELDGYGVLHILQKNPETQTTPVIFLTAKAERADIRKGMELGVDDYLTKPFDDLELLRAIEARLKKQELQQLFYGQTAENLNTLISKEDGLVKLKEIMLERSTRHYKKNQYIHYEGDHVTGIYYIISGKVKTVKLTEDGRELITGVYKENDYLDISILFSNDTYNDTTIALEETVLSFLPTEQLDKLLFIYPDVGAKFIKILANDMREKEVRLLQIAYMSVRKRIAQGIVHLVLQHGMGGSSIKFSRDDLAAFSGTSPETVSRTLSDFKEEGLIAKTASTIHVLNLEKLSKIKN
- a CDS encoding OsmC family protein — its product is MEASQEFQVDLHWQENQKAILRAVIFNDAIEVASHSCLKKSDEAAWSAEHLFIASVESSYMTGFFSAAKHKGLTFKSYAITARASILISDEFSEITDIVIRPVVVITERDKINRALKILSICRDHSVVLKALKVRLHIFPSVIIS
- a CDS encoding cation-translocating P-type ATPase, which codes for MNTNERELKGLSFNEATDLRKKFGTNTYNHKKENRFLDFFKSIFGEPMVLLLLIASGIYFINRQYSDAVFLSASILLIVAISLYQEKRSQNALAKLQEFTQPLCKVIREGQRQNIKTQDIVVGDFVIVEEGGLVPADGIILRSNDFSVNESILTGESMAVFKDSEKEDNKVFSGTNVASGLAIVKITEIGNQTRLGKIGSSLEAIAEEKTPLELQIGNFVKKMVFAGALVFILVWSINYSKIGNVLESLLMALTLAMSILPEEIPVAFTTFMALGARRLMKMGIVVKQMKTVETLGSATVICTDKTGTITQNKMELAKLYLPSGSEVNADTFTQLKETEELVTTAMWASEPIAFDPMETALHNSYKKFTDKDRRASFKMIHEYPLSGKPPMMTHIFEDESANRIIAAKGAPEAILEVCHLTAEEKERVTAGMNKLTEKGYRVLGVAAGNMAGNMAGNNYPETQQEIPFAFKGLAAFYDPPKENINEVLQSFYKAGIAVKIITGDNAKTTNAIAQQIGFKGGDKSITGDELMRLSDAELQSKVMDINIFSRMFPDAKLRIVNALKANGQIVAMTGDGVNDGPSLKAAHIGIAMGKKGTSIAKDAASLILAEDDLSKMVDAVAMGRKIYTNLKKAIQYIISIHIPIILIVFLPLALGWIYANIFSPLHVILLELIMGPTCSIIYENEPAEADTMQRGPRSLTATFFNAKELVVSILQGIAITLGLLFIYQWCIHNQGDEDRTRSMVFLTLITANIVLTLVNRSFYYSIWVTLLYKNKLVAVIISITVLLAIVLFAVPFLRSLFSFELITFYQLVLCFLVGSVSVLWFEGIKYLRRNK
- a CDS encoding MBL fold metallo-hydrolase, which translates into the protein MKIKFIGGSGTVTGSKTLIESNGVRILVDCGLFQGLKALRELNWEPLPILPASIDYVLLTHGHLDHCGWLPKLVAQGFTGKIYCTSPTEAVAKLVLLDSAKIQEEEADKANKEHYSKHEKAKPLYTVIQAENVIPFFKVVQPNLSIVVANDIAAVFSTAGHIIGACSITLTLEGKTLVFSGDIGRDDDVLMFPPTKPLLADYIFLESTYGNRLHPELDVKKELETYINSTIEQNGTVIIPGFAVERAQSIMYILWKLKTEGRIPNIPYILDTPMGTSVLDVFLENMQWHKLSANECHEMFKMFRIVSEFDQTMRIIEDPQPKVIIAASGMVTGGRVLSYFEKYIGLEKTTVIIVGYQAEGTRGRKLLDGADEIKIYGKYYPVQAKIVQIEGLSAHGDQEDLINWLSALKNNPKCIYLVHGENLPAEELRIKIQDKYGFKCTVPFMGSEIEI